A portion of the Podospora pseudoanserina strain CBS 124.78 chromosome 2, whole genome shotgun sequence genome contains these proteins:
- a CDS encoding hypothetical protein (EggNog:ENOG503PRGW; COG:S) → MADTLKRTFHGCLTCRKRKVRCLGGSPSCQNCSRMNITCHSSFETNLRIRVSTPTGQKLVDNRPAPPIRGPRRCLLQPPAAAPAPAFDHTHQRQQNETYPSITFEPHFSSFSLSQSPPPPPPPPPTAGYGQGQGGGLAVQVPPQYTTTTTPAAVSIPSFDNGLYNWNSSFDFSCVDPSLDPGFGNGFSNGVLAGMVNSSSTMGYGDLMPGLLLPPGFATSAQMPGLVVVSSESDFGGGGGGGVFLPGGQEGTKEWVPKRRKRSKKVVEKEGEGEGGGWSYHRPQPYHLA, encoded by the exons ATGGCAGACACTCTAAAGAGGACATTCCATG GCTGCCTAACCTGCCGCAAACGCAAAGTCCGCTGCCTCGGcggctccccctcctgccaAAACTGCTCCCGCATGAACATCACCTGCCACTCCTCCTTCGAGACCAACCTCCGCATCAGGGTGTCAACGCCCACAGGACAAAAACTGGTGGACAACAGGCCTGCCCCCCCTATCCGGGGACCTCGCCGTTGTTTACTGCAACCCCCCGcggcagcaccagcaccagcgtttgaccacacccaccaacgccaacaaAACGAGACCTATCCCTCCATCACGTTCGAACCTCACTTTTCGTCGTTTTCCCTGtctcaatcaccaccacccccacccccaccaccaccgacagcGGGTTATGGGCAGGGTcagggtggtggattggcCGTTCAAGTCCCACCACAgtataccaccaccaccactccagCAGCGGTTTCGATCCCTAGTTTCGACAACGGGCTGTACAACTGGAACAGCAGCTTTGACTTTTCGTGTGTAGATCCCAGCCTTGACCCCGGTTTTGGGAATGGATTTAGCAATGGGGTTttggcggggatggtgaacagcagcagcacgaTGGGGTACGGGGATTTGATGCCtggactgctgctgccgccggggTTTGCTACTTCGGCGCAGATgcctgggttggtggtggtatcgtCGGAGAGtgactttggtggtggtggcggtggtggtgtttttcTTCCGGGGGGGCAGGAAGGGACGAAGGAGTGGGTTCCTAAacggaggaagaggagcaagaaggttgttgagaaggagggggagggggaagggggtgggtggtcgTATCACAG ACCACAGCCTTACCACTTGGCATAG
- the MYO2 gene encoding Myosin type-2 heavy chain 1 (EggNog:ENOG503NV49; COG:Z), whose amino-acid sequence MSESYDVGTRAWQPDATEGWVASEVVKKTVDGDKVKLIFRLENDETKELEVSLEALQSGNDPSLPPLMNPTMLEASDDLTNLSHLNEPAVLQAIRLRYLQKEIYTYSGIVLIATNPFARVDSLYVPGMVQVYAGKQRATQAPHLFAIAEEAFMDMLRDNKNQTIVVSGESGAGKTVSAKYIMRYFATRHPSDSPGSRAKKGPEAMSKTEEAILATNPIMEAFGNAKTTRNDNSSRFGKYIEIMFDKETNIIGAKIRTYLLERSRLVFQPLKERNYHIFYQLVAGVTDKERQELGLLPIEQFDYLNQGNTPTIDGVDDKAEFKATKQSLTTIGVSEGEQAEIFKLLAGLLHLGNVKIGASRTESVLAATEPSLVKACEILGIDAPEFAKWIVKKQLVTRGEKITSNLSQAQAIVVRDSVAKFIYSSLFDWLVEIINRSLATEEVLSRVKSFIGVLDIYGFEHFAKNSFEQFCINYANEKLQQEFNQHVFKLEQEEYLREKIDWTFIDFADNQPCIDLIEGKLGILSLLDEESRLPMGSDEQFVTKLHHNYAADKHKFYKKPRFGKSSFTVCHYAIDVTYESDGFIEKNRDTVPDEHMAVLRASTNAFLGQVLDAASAVREKDLAQASSNAVKPAAGRRIGVAVNRKPTLGGIFKSSLIELMTTINSTDVHYIRCIKPNEAKEAWKFEGPMVLSQLRACGVLETVRISCAGYPTRWTYEEFALRYYMLVPSQQWTSEIRQMADAILTKALGANKVAPGMDKYQMGLTKIFFRAGMLAFLENLRTTRLNDCAILIQKNLKAKYYRKKYLAARGAIVSFQALFRGYRARKEAQELRTIKAAVTIQKNWRGFKQRREFLVIRNDVIRAQAAIKGYLRRKEIMETRVGNAALIIQRNWRSRQQLRAWRDYRRKIVIVQSLWRGKTARKEYKVVRAEARDLKQISYKLENKVVELTQSLGTMKAQNKELKVQVENYEGQVAIWRNRHNALEARTKELQTEANQAGIAAARLEAMEAEMKKLQTSFEESTANVKRMQEEERQLRESLRATNEELEAARQQSEQSEVEKNSLRQQIAELQEALEQARRAAPVNGELINGNGPASAAPAGLINLVSSKKPKRRSAGAEPREMDRYSMAYNPRPVSMAVPGMNRQTTLSGSTFIPGIDSIEMELEGLLADEEGLNQEVTIGLIRNLKIPSPSSNPAPTDKEVLFPSYLINLVTSEMWNNGFVKESERFLANVMQSIQQEVMNHDDEEAINPGAFWLSNVHEMLSFVFLAEDWYEAQKTDNYEYDRLLEIVKHDLESLEFNIYHTWMKVLKKKLNKMIVPAIIESQSLPGFVTNENNRFLGKLLQGNSAPAYSMDNLLSLLNSVFRAMKAYYLEDSIITQTITELLRLVGVTAFNDLLMRRNFLSWKRGLQINYNITRIEEWCKSHDMPEGTLQLEHLMQATKLLQLKKATLNDIEIIQDICWMLSPNQIQKLLNQYLVADYEQPINGEIMKAVASRVTEKSDVLLLQAVDMDDSGPYEIAEPRVITALETYTPSWLQTPRLKRLAEIVSQQAIAQQEKLEFGSQAGDFDTHSMNDLQEMEEGPGSIQASA is encoded by the exons aTGTCTGAGAGTTATGATGTTGGCACGCGAGCGTGGCAGCCCGACGCAACCGAGGGCTGGGTTGCGTctgaggttgtcaagaagaCGGTAGATGGGGACAAAGTCAAGCTCATCTTCCGGTTAGAAAATGACGAG ACCAAGGAACTGGAGGTCTCGCTGGAGGCCCTCCAGTCCGGCAACGACCCGTCCTTACCTCCTCTGATGAACCCTACCATGCTCGAAGCCAGCGATGATTTGACAAATCTTTCCCATCTCAACGAGCCTGCCG TTCTGCAGGCCATTCGCCTTCGATACCTCCAAAAAGAGATCTACACATACTCCGGTATTGTGCTGATagcaaccaacccctttGCTCGCGTCGATTCCCTCTACGTACCTGGCATGGTGCAAGTATATGCCGGGAAGCAGAGAGCCACACAAGCTCCTCACCTGTTTGCCATTGCTGAGGAAGCTTTCAT GGACATGCTGCGCGACAACAAGAACCAGACCATCGTCGTGTCTGGTGAGTCCGGTGCTGGTAAAACTGTCAGCGCCAAGTACATCATGCGATACTTCGCGACAAGACATCCATCAGACAGCCCGGGATCGAGGGCAAAGAAGGGCCCAGAGGCGATGAGCAAGACCGAAGAGGCTATCCtagccaccaaccccatcatgGAAGCCTTCGGTAACGCCAAGACGACGAGAAACGACAACTCCTCGCGGTTCGGAAAGTACATTGAAATCATGTTCGACAAGGAAACAAATATTATCGGAGCTAAGATCAGGACATATTTGCTGGAACGGTCGAGATTGGTCTTCCAGCCGCTCAAGGAGAGGAATTATCACATTTTCTACCAGCTCGTGGCCGGTGTGACGGACAAGGAGCGCCAGGAACTGGGTCTGCTGCCTATTGAGCAGTTTGACTACCTCAACCAGGGCAACACCCCGACGATTGACGGCGTGGACGACAAGGCGGAATTCAAGGCGACGAAGCAGTCGCTGACGACGATTGGTGTGAGCGAGGGCGAGCAGGCCGAGATCTTTAAGCTGCTTGCTGGTTTGCTCCACCTCGGCAACGTCAAGATCGGGGCGTCCAGGACGGAAAGCGTGCTCGCTGCGACGGAGCCATCGTTGGTCAAGGCTTGCGAGATTCTCGGTATTGATGCCCCCGAGTTTGCCAAGTGGATTGTCAAGAAGCAGCTTGTCACTCGTGGCGAGAAGATCACTTCGAACCTGTCGCAAGCTCAGGCTATCGTTGTCAGGGATTCCGTGGCCAAGTTCATCTACTCTAGCTTGTTCGACTGGCTGGTGGAGATTATCAACAGGAGCTTGGCGACCGAGGAGGTTCTCAGCAGGGTCAAGTCGTTTATCGGTGTGCTCGATATTTATGGTTTCGAACATTTCGCCAAGAACTCGTTTGAGCAGTTCTGCATCAACTATGCCAACGAGAAGCTGCAGCAAGAGTTCAACCAGCACGTCTTCAAGCTTGAGCAGGAGGAGTATCTTAGGGAGAAGATCGACTGGACCTTTATTGATTTCGCGGATAACCAGCCCTGTATCGATTTGATTGAGGGCAAGCTCGGtattctttctctccttgaTGAAGAATCCAGGCTGCCTATGGGATCTGATGAGCAGTTTGTCACCAAGCTCCACCACAACTATGCTGCCGACAAGCACAAGTTCTACAAGAAGCCAAGGTTCGGCAAGTCGTCTTTCACCGTCTGCCACTATGCCATCGACGTCACGTATGAGTCGGACGGTTTCATAGAAAAGAACCGTGACACGGTTCCCGACGAACACATGGCGGTACTGCGCGCGTCGACCAATGCGTTCCTCGGCCAGGTGTTGGATGCCGCGTCGGCGGTGCGGGAGAAGGACCTCGCCCAGGCAAGCTCTAATGCGGTGAAGCCGGCGGCCGGTAGGAGAATTGGCGTCGCCGTCAACCGCAAGCCCACTCTGGGAGGCATCTTCAAGTCCTCGCTGATCGAGCTCatgaccaccatcaacagcactGATGTGCACTACATCAGATGTATCAAGCCCaacgaggccaaggaggcgtGGAAGTTTGAGGGCCCCATGGTTCTCAGCCAGCTCCGCGCTTGCGGTGTTCTCGAAACAGTCCGTATTAGTTGTGCGGGTTACCCCACGAGGTGGACGTATGAGGAGTTTGCGCTGCGGTACTACATGTTGGTGCCGTCGCAGCAATGGACCTCGGAAATTAGGCAGATGGCTGATGCCATCCTGACCAAGGCCCTCGGCGCCAACAAGGTGGCCCCGGGTATGGACAAGTACCAGATGGGTCTGACCAAGATCTTCTTCAGGGCGGGTATGCTTGCCTTTTTGGAGAACCTGAGGACGACCCGTCTCAACGACTGCGCCATTCTCATTCAAAAGAAcctcaaggccaagtacTACCGCAAGAAGTATCTTGCTGCCAGGGGTGCCATTGTCAGCTTCCAGGCTCTCTTCCGGGGCTACAGGGCCCGCAAGGAGGCTCAGGAGCTGCGGACGATCAAGGCTGCGGTTACCATCCAAAAGAACTGGCGTGGTTTCAAGCAGAGGAGAGAGTTTCTCGTTATCCGCAACGATGTCATTCGCGCTCAGGCCGCTATCAAGGGTTATCTGCGCCGCAAGGAGATCATGGAGACCCGGGTTGGCAACGCTGCTCTTATCATTCAGCGCAACTGGCGCTCGAGACAACAGCTTCGTGCCTGGAGAGACTACCGCCGCAAGATTGTCATTGTGCAGAGCTTGTGGCGTGGCAAGACTGCTCGGAAGGAGTACAAGGTTGTCCGTGCCGAGGCTCGTGACTTGAAGCAGATCTCTTACAAGCTGGAGAACAAGGTCGTTGAGTTGACGCAGTCTTTGGGTACCATGAAGGCGCAGAACAAGGAGTTGAAGGTGCAGGTGGAGAACTATGAAGGGCAGGTTGCCATTTGGAGAAATAGGCACAATGCTCTGGAGGCTAGGACGAAGGAGCTGCAGACTGAGGCCAACCAGGCTGGTATTGCGGCTGCTCGTCTGGAGGCTatggaggcggagatgaagaagctgCAGACTAGCTTTGAGGAGTCGACGGCGAATGTGAAGAGGAtgcaagaggaggagcgacAACTTCGGGAGAGCCTCCGCGCTACCAacgaggagcttgaggctgCGCGCCAGCAGAGCGAGCAGtccgaggttgagaagaacTCGCTCAGGCAACAGATTGCTGAGCTTCAAGAGGCACTGGAGCAGGCTAGAAGAGCTGCTCCCGTCAACGGCGAGCTTATCAACGGGAATGGACCGGCGTCTGCTGCGCCGGCCGGTCTCATCAATCTGGTGTcgtccaagaagcccaagagaCGGAGTGCGGGTGCAGAGCCTCGCGAGATGGATAGGTACAGCATGGCCTACAACCCCCGCCCTGTCTCCATGGCTGTTCCTGGCATGAACCGCCAGACTACTCTTTCCGGTTCGACATTTATTCCCGGTATTGATAGCATCGAGATGGAGTTGGAAGGTCTCCTtgccgatgaggagggccTGAACCAGGAGGTCACCATTGGCCTTATTCGCAACCTCAAGATCCCTTCGCCATCCAGCAACCCTGCCCCTACCGACAAGGAGGTCCTTTTCCCTTCGTATCTCATCAACTTGGTGACGTCCGAGATGTGGAACAACGGCTTCGTCAAGGAGTCGGAGCGGTTCCTTGCCAACGTCATGCAGTCGATTCAGCAGGAGGTGATGaaccacgacgacgaggaggctATCAACCCCGGTGCGTTCTGGCTCTCCAACGTCCACGAGATGCTGTCTTTTGTCTTCCTCGCTGAGGACTGGTACGAGGCCCAAAAGACGGACAACTACGAGTATGACCGCCTGTTGGAGATTGTCAAGCACGATCTCGAGAGTCTCGAGTTCAACATTTACCACACCTGGATGAAGgtgctcaagaagaagcttaaCAAGATGATTGTGCCCGCCATCATCGAGTCGCAGTCCCTGCCGGGCTTCGTCACGAACGAAAACAACAGGTTCCTTGGCAAGCTTTTGCAGGGCAACTCTGCTCCCGCGTACAGCATGGATAACTTGCTGTCGCTTCTCAATAGCGTCTTCCGCGCCATGAAGGCTTATTACCTTGAGGATTCCATCATTACCCAGACCATCACCGAGCTGCTCAGGCTTGTTGGCGTGACGGCGTTCAACGATCTGCTCATGCGCCGCAACTTCCTCTCTTGGAAGCGTGGTCTGCAGATCAACTACAACATCACCCGTATCGAGGAGTGGTGCAAGAGCCACGACATGCCCGAGGGGACGCTCCAGCTGGAGCACTTGATGCAGGCGACCAAGCTGTTGCAGCTCAAGAAGGCGACGCTCAACGACATCGAGATCATTCAGGACATTTGCTGGATGCTGTCGCCCAACCAGATCCAGAAGCTGCTGAACCAGTACCTGGTGGCGGATTACGAGCAGCCGATCAATGGCGAGATTATGAAGGCGGTGGCGTCGAGGGTGACGGAGAAGAGCgatgtgttgttgctgcaggCTGTCGATATGGACGACAGCGGGCCGTATGAGATTGCGGAGCCGAGAGTGATTACTGCTTTGGAGACTTATACGCCGTCtt GGCTCCAAACCCCACGGTTGAAGCGCCTGGCCGAGATTGTCTCCCAGCAGGCTATTGCCCAGCAGGAGAAGCTCGAGTTTGGGTCGCAGGCGGGCGACTTTGACACGCACAGCATGAATGATCTtcaggagatggaggagggccCGGGATCGATACAGGCGAGCGCCTAG
- the FAP7 gene encoding factor activating pos9 (BUSCO:EOG09264XPY; EggNog:ENOG503P1RA; COG:F), which yields MTRTLPNIILTGTPGTGKTTHASLLAERTPLRHLSINDVVKDKGCHEGFDEEYQSWIVDEDKLLDAIEEQVKEGGWIIDWHACDLFPKSWVDLVVVLRAGTEVLFDRLSKRNYPDHKLQENLDSEIMDVLLQEARDSYDEEIVVELQSGDADELEANVERIEAWLEQWKKDNNQN from the exons ATGACAAGAACCCTCCCAAACATAATCCTAACCGGCACCCCAGGCACAGGCAAAACAACCCACGCCTCCCTCCTAGCCGAGCGCACCCCCCTCCGGCACCTCTCCATCAACGACGTCGTAAAAGACAAGGGCTGCCACGAGGGCTTCGACGAAGAATACCAGTCCTGGATCGTAGACGAGGACAAGCTCCTCGACGCGATCGAGGAGCAGGTcaaggaaggggggtggatcATCGACTGGCATGCCTGCGACCTCTTCCCCAAGAGCTGGGTTGACTTGGTGGTCGTGTTGCGCGCCGGGACGGAGGTGTTGTTTGATCGGTTGAGTAAACG AAACTACCCCGACCACAAACTCCAAGAAAACCTCGACAGCGAAATCATGgacgtcctcctccaagaagcCCGCGACAGCTACGACGAGGAGATCGTCGTCGAGCTCCAGTCCGGCGACGCCGACGAGCTAGAGGCAAATGTCGAGAGGATTGAGGCTTGGCTGgagcagtggaagaaggataATAACCAAAACTAA
- the SER33 gene encoding D-3-phosphoglycerate dehydrogenase 2 (COG:E; EggNog:ENOG503NU0Y; BUSCO:EOG09262CO6): MTTPKPISQSSLARPAVSNSLSVSPTATFHSPPASSSFMASLALRAAAKQLKPFSTEDIKILLLENVNQTGRDILSGQGYQVEFHKASLPEDQLIEKIRDVHVIGIRSKTKLTAKVLQEAKNLLVIGCFCIGTNQVDLDYAAKQGIAVFNSPFANSRSVAELVIAEIISLARQLGDRSNELHRGTWNKVSAKCWEVRGKTLGIVGYGHIGSQLSVLAEAMGMNVIYYDVVSLMAIGTARQVPTLEALLGEADFVTLHVPETPETKNMLGAKQFEQMKNGSYLINASRGTVVDIPALIKAMRAGKVAGAALDVYPNEPAGNGDYFTTDLNPWAEELRGLNNIILTPHIGGSTEEAQRAIGIEVADALVRYINQGVTLGSVNLPEVNMRQLTLDESNHARIIYIHRNVPGVLRRVNEILGDHNVDKQISDSKGDIAYLMADVSDVRPEDIKEIRDSLDGLSSRILTRVLY; the protein is encoded by the exons AtgacaaccccaaaaccaatCTCCCAGTCTTCGTTGGCTAGACCTGCCGTGTCCAACAGCCTCAGTGTTTCCCCTACCGCTACTTTCCACTCACCACCCGCGTCGAGCAGCTTCATGGCCAGCCTTGCGTTGCGCGCTGCTGCTAAGCAGCTCAAGCCGTTCAGCACGGAGGACATCAAGATTCTGCTGTTGGAGAATGTGAACCAGACCGGGAGGGATATTCTGTCTGGTCAGGGGTACCAGGTTGAGTTTCACAAGGCTTCGTTGCCGGAGGATCAGTTGATTGAGAAGATTAG AGATGTCCACGTCATTGGCATCCGCTCAAAGACAAAGTTGACGGCCAAGGTGCTCCAGGAGGCCAAGAACCTTCTCGTCATCGGCTGCTTCTGCATCGGCACTAACCAGGTTGATCTGGATTATGCTGCCAAGCAGGGTATCGCTGTTTTCAACTCTCCCTTTGCCAACTCGCGCAGTGTGGCCGAGTTGGTGATTGCCGAGATTATCTCTCTTGCCCGCCAGCTGGGCGATCGCTCGAATGAGCTTCACCGGGGCACTTGGAACAAGGTCAGCGCCAAGTGCTGGGAGGTGCGTGGCAAGACGCTGGGTATTGTTGGGTATGGGCATATTGGCTCACAGCTGTCGGTGTTGGCGGAGGCGATGGGGATGAATGTCATTTACTATGACGTGGTCAGCTTGATGGCGATTGGTACCGCGAGGCAGGTGCCTACGCTGGAGGCGCTGCTTGGGGAGGCGGATTTTGTCACGCTGCATGTGCCCGAGACTCCGGAGACGAAGAACATGCTGGGGGCGAAGCAGTTTGAGCAGATGAAGAATGGGTCTTATCTTATCAATGCCAGCCGTGGGACGGTGGTTGATATCCCGGCACTGATCAAGGCTATGAGGGCGGGCAAGGTTGCTGGTGCGGCGCTGGATGTCTATCCTAATGAGCCGGCTGGGAATGGGGATTACTTCACCACCGACCTGAACCCGTGGGCGGAGGAGCTCCGCGGTCTCAACAACATTATTTTGACTCCTCATATCGGTGGTAGCACGGAGGAGGCGCAGAGGGCGATTGGTATTGAGGTTGCGGATGCGCTCGTGAGGTACATCAACCAGGGTGTCACCCTTGGGAGCGTCAACCTGCCCGAGGTCAACATGCGCCAGCTTACCCTCGACGAGAGCAACCACGCGCGCATCATCTACATCCATCGCAACGTGCCCGGTGTGCTGCGCAGGGTGAACGAGATCTTGGGCGACCACAACGTCGACAAGCAGATTTCGGACTCCAAGGGCGACATTGCTTACCTCATGGCCGATGTTAGCGACGTCCGGCCGGAGGATATCAAGGAGATTCGGGACAGCTTGGACGGACTCAGCTCACGCATTCTTACCCGGGTTCTGTATTAG
- the NAP1 gene encoding histone chaperone (BUSCO:EOG09263ULA; COG:B; COG:D; EggNog:ENOG503NVG5), which produces MAEPIKNKRPDPAVAPTPQNTPLNAAPISSHAQQPGVASINEEDLGSGVAAASIFAHDPRLVSLIQGRLGSLVGKSSGYIESLPVEVKRRVSGLKGIQKEHSKLEAEFQEEVLQLEKKFFAKFTPLYEQRAAIVNGKTEPTEDLVKAGEEDEDKAEGAAVENKGATDGGKVNGIPEFWLSAMKNQISLAEMITDRDEGALKSLIDIRMEYLDKPGFRLIFEFAENEFFTNKIITKTYYYQNESGYGGDFIYDHAEGDKIDWKAGQDLTVRIEQKKQRNKTTKQTRIVKKTVPTESFFNFFSPPKPPTDDDDEAADDIEERLELDYQLGEDIKEKLIPRAIDWFTGEALAFEELDEEDYADFDDDDEDDEDDDSEDHDDEDESEEDEEDGSKPKQEPSECKQS; this is translated from the exons ATGGCCGAACCGATTAAGAACAAGCGGCCCGACCCCGCCGTTGCCCC CACTCCTCAGAACACACCTTTGAACGCAGCTCCCATCTCATCGCACGCCCAGCAGCCCGGAGTTGCTAGCATCAATGAAG AGGATCTGGGTAGTGGTGTCGCTGCCGCTTCCATCTTTGCTCACGACCCCCGCCTCGTGTCTCTGATCCAGGGCCGTCTCGGTTCCCTCGTTGGCAAGTCTTCCGGCTACATCGAGTCGCTCCCTGTCGAGGTCAAGCGCCGCGTCTCCGGTCTCAAGGGCATCCAGAAAGAGCACTCCAAGCTCGAGGCCGAGTTCCAGGAGGAGGTCCTTCAGCTCGAGAAGAAATTCTTCGCCAAGTTCACCCCTCTCTATGAGCAGCGTGCCGCCATCGTCAACGGCAAGACCGAGCCCACCGAGGACCTCGTCaaggccggcgaggaggatgaggacaaGGCGGAGGGCGCCGCTGTCGAGAACAAGGGCGCCACCGACGGCGGTAAGGTCAACGGCATTCCCGAGTTCTGGCTCTCTGCCATGAAGAACCAGATCTCCCTTGCCGAGATGATCACCGACCGCGATGAGGGTGCTCTCAAGTCCCTGATCGATATCCGCATGGAGTACCTCGACAAGCCCGGTTTCCGTCTGATCTTCGAGTTCGCTGAGAACGAATTTTTCACCaacaagatcatcaccaagaccTACTACTACCAGAACGAGAGCGGGTATGGCGGTGACTTCATTTATGACCATGCCGAGGGTGACAAGATCGACTGGAAGGCCGGTCAGGATCTCACCGTTCGCATCGAACAGAAGAAGCAACGTAACAAGA CCACGAAGCAGACTCGCATCGTTAAGAAGACTGTCCCAACCGagtccttcttcaacttcttctcgccccccaagccccccaccgacgacgacgacgaggcgGCCGATGATATTGAGGAGCGTCTCGAGCTCGACTACCAGCTCGGTGAGgacatcaaggagaagcttaTTCCCCGCGCCATCGACTGGTTCACCGGCGAGGCCCTCGCTTTCGAGGagttggacgaggaggactATGCCGATttcgacgatgatgatgaggatgacgaggacgatgacagCGAGGAccacgatgatgaggacgagtccgaggaggacgag GAGGATGGCAGCAAGCCCAAGCAGGAGCCCTCAGAGTGCAAGCAAAGCTAA